A region of Ochotona princeps isolate mOchPri1 chromosome 2, mOchPri1.hap1, whole genome shotgun sequence DNA encodes the following proteins:
- the SESN2 gene encoding sestrin-2, whose product MIVADSECRAELQGYLPFARGGGGGGGGPGTGQEQRESRAWRGPRGPSAFIPMEEILQEGAESLDQHLGLEALTSSGRVDNLAVVMSLHPDYLSSFWRLHYLLLHTDGPLASSWRHYIAIMAAARHQCSYLVGAHMAEFLQTGGDPEWLLGLHRAPEKLRKLSEINKLLAHRPWLITKEHIQALLKTGEHSWSLAELIQALVLLTHCHSLASFVFGCGILPEGDPESSSGPQVPSPPSEQSSPPGQDALNSPGGLEAVRDVETLMERMRQLQDSLLRDEGASPEEMESRFELEKCESLLVTPSADILEPAPHPDILCFVEDPAFGYEDFTRRGAQAPPTFRAQDYTWEDHGYSLIQRLYPEGGQLLDEKFQVACSLTYNTIAMHSGVDTSVLRRAIWNYIHCVFGIRYDDYDYGEVNELLERNLKVYIKTVACYPEKTTRRMYSLFWRHFRHSEKVHVNLLLLEARMQAALLYALRAITRYMT is encoded by the exons gagcagagggagagCCGAGCCTGGCGAGGTCCTCGCGGGCCCAGTGCCTTCATCCCAATGGAGGAG ATACTTCAGGAGGGGGCTGAGAGCCTGGACCAGCACCTGGGGCTGGAGGCACTGACGTCTTCAGGCCGGGTGGACAACCTGGCCGTGGTGATGAGCCTGCACCCAGACTACCTCAGCAGCTTCTGGCGCCTGCACTACCTGCTATTGCACACGGATGGACCCCTGGCCAGCTCCTGGCGCCACTACATCGCCATCATG GCTGCTGCCCGCCACCAGTGTTCGTACCTTGTGGGTGCCCACATGGCCGAGTTCCTGCAGACTGGTGGTGACCCCGAGTGGCTGCTGGGCCTCCATCGGGCCCCAGAGAAGCTGCGTAAACTCAGCGAGATCAACAAGCTGCTGGCACATCGGCCATGGCTCATCACCAAGGAACACATCCAG GCCTTGCTGAAGACGGGTGAACACAGCTGGTCGCTGGCCGAACTCATCCAGGCCCTGGTGTTGCTTACCCACTGCCACTCTCTGGCCTCcttcgtctttggctgtggcattctccctgagggagacccagagagcagCTCTGGTCCTCAGGTCCCTTCGCCACCCAGTGAGCAAAGCAGTCCCCCGGGCCAGGATGCTTTGAACAGCCCCGGG GGCTTAGAGGCCGTCCGTGACGTGGAGACGCTGATGGAGCGCATGCGGCAGCTGCAGGACAGCCTGCTGCGGGATGAGGGCGCATCCCCAGAGGAGATGGAGAGCCGCTTCGAGCTGGAGAAGTGTGAGAGCCTGCTGGTGACGCCTTCAG CTGACATCCTGGAGCCTGCTCCACACCCAGACATACTGTGCTTTGTGGAAGACCCTGCTTTCGGCTACGAGGACTTCACCCGGCGAGGGGCCCAGGCACCCCCCACCTTCCGCGCCCAG GATTACACCTGGGAAGATCACGGCTACTCGCTGATCCAGCGCCTCTACCCTGAGGGTGGGCAGCTGTTGGACGAGAAGTTCCAAGTGGCCTGTAGCCTCACCTACAACACCATCGCCATGCACAGCGGCGTGGACACCTCCGTGCTCCGCAGAGCCATCTGGAACTACATCCACTGTGTCTTTGGCATCAG GTATGATGACTACGATTATGGGGAGGTGAACGAACTCCTGGAACGGAACCTCAAGGTTTACATCAAGACGGTGGCCTGCTACCCGGAGAAGACCACCCGCAGAATGTACAGCCTCTTCTGGAGACACTTCCGCCACTCAGAGAAG GTCCACGTGAACTTGCTGCTACTGGAGGCCCGCATGCAAGCCGCCCTGCTCTACGCCCTCCGTGCCATCACCCGCTACATGACCTGA